A genomic segment from Tuwongella immobilis encodes:
- a CDS encoding DUF1501 domain-containing protein yields the protein MTTLVADLEQRGQLDRTLVIAMGEFGRTPQTGTQASSDGRNHWPVVMSMLMAGGGLRHGQVIGATEKDGGHILERPVTPGDLAATMLRYFGMPLDLTYQDNTGRPRMVLDHGEPLREMW from the coding sequence GTGACCACGCTGGTAGCGGATTTGGAACAACGCGGGCAATTGGATCGCACGTTGGTGATTGCCATGGGCGAGTTTGGCCGAACACCGCAAACCGGCACGCAGGCCAGTAGCGATGGCCGCAATCATTGGCCGGTGGTGATGTCGATGCTGATGGCCGGCGGCGGCTTGCGACACGGCCAGGTCATCGGTGCAACCGAGAAAGACGGCGGCCACATTCTGGAACGTCCCGTGACACCGGGCGATCTCGCCGCGACGATGCTTCGCTATTTCGGCATGCCGCTGGACCTCACCTACCAGGACAATACCGGACGGCCGCGCATGGTGTTGGACCATGGCGAGCCACTTCGGGAAATGTGGTAA
- a CDS encoding DUF2167 domain-containing protein: MTWRNLAGLALFGMILAPTSVVAQPAGEPGEGGGGVLAQMMSLSKPGPMKATLRDIATIDIPKGYRFVPESNMRAFNSLFQNTTSGSELGAILPDPKETFWFLVFDWTGDGYVKDDERDKLDAAAILKSRQEMQEADNNNRAKQGWAKLEIPGWSKEPFYDPETNNLTWGLRVRDLGAPVSEESVNYESKLLGRRGYVSAVLVGSAEEVNQAIPAYKSLLKNFSYNGGQRYTDFQSGDKIAEYGLTALAAGGILALAAKSGLLGKLLKPLIAVGVLIIAGISSVFKKIFGGGNRDA; this comes from the coding sequence ATGACGTGGCGTAACCTTGCTGGTTTGGCTCTGTTCGGGATGATTCTTGCCCCCACCTCGGTGGTTGCCCAACCGGCGGGTGAACCCGGCGAGGGCGGTGGCGGCGTGTTGGCACAAATGATGTCCCTCTCCAAGCCGGGGCCGATGAAAGCGACCCTGCGCGACATTGCAACCATTGATATTCCCAAGGGATATCGCTTTGTTCCCGAATCGAACATGCGGGCCTTCAACTCGCTGTTCCAAAACACGACTTCGGGTAGCGAACTGGGCGCGATTCTGCCCGACCCCAAGGAAACCTTCTGGTTCCTGGTGTTCGATTGGACTGGCGATGGCTACGTCAAAGACGATGAACGCGACAAGCTCGACGCCGCCGCCATTCTGAAATCCCGTCAAGAAATGCAAGAAGCCGACAACAACAACCGCGCCAAACAAGGCTGGGCCAAGTTGGAAATCCCCGGCTGGTCCAAAGAGCCGTTCTACGATCCGGAAACCAACAACCTCACCTGGGGTCTGCGGGTGCGGGATCTCGGTGCCCCGGTTTCGGAAGAATCGGTGAACTACGAATCGAAGCTGCTTGGTCGTCGGGGCTACGTTTCGGCGGTGCTCGTCGGGTCGGCCGAAGAAGTCAACCAAGCGATTCCGGCCTACAAATCGCTGCTCAAGAACTTCTCGTACAACGGTGGCCAACGCTACACCGACTTCCAATCGGGCGATAAAATCGCCGAGTATGGATTGACCGCGCTGGCAGCGGGTGGGATTCTGGCACTGGCCGCCAAGAGCGGGCTGCTGGGCAAACTGCTCAAGCCGTTGATTGCCGTGGGTGTCCTCATCATCGCGGGCATCAGTAGCGTGTTTAAGAAGATTTTTGGCGGCGGAAACCGAGACGCCTAA
- a CDS encoding peptidase associated/transthyretin-like domain-containing protein: protein MQRWIAATGLACSMLLLVGCGGDSADAPQPVYPVRGKIMYGGKPAVGVNVFFMPTGGTTPVDGAMNPRGVTDAGGYFELTTYKQGDGAPEGNYQVLLNWPPDESKERGEMSEERLWGWYDLYHSKLNAIVKTGNNELPPFNLPIVTGPPPKVQGVPGRN, encoded by the coding sequence ATGCAACGATGGATTGCAGCCACGGGATTGGCGTGTTCCATGCTCCTGCTGGTTGGGTGTGGCGGTGATTCTGCGGATGCCCCCCAGCCCGTTTATCCCGTGCGTGGCAAAATTATGTACGGTGGCAAGCCCGCAGTCGGTGTGAATGTCTTTTTCATGCCGACGGGCGGAACCACTCCGGTTGACGGAGCGATGAATCCGCGAGGCGTGACCGATGCCGGCGGGTACTTCGAGTTGACCACCTACAAGCAAGGGGACGGCGCTCCGGAAGGGAATTATCAGGTGTTGCTCAACTGGCCACCGGATGAATCCAAGGAACGGGGCGAAATGTCCGAAGAACGGCTCTGGGGGTGGTACGATCTGTATCACTCGAAGCTGAATGCGATCGTGAAGACGGGCAACAACGAGCTTCCGCCGTTCAACTTGCCGATCGTGACCGGACCGCCGCCGAAGGTGCAAGGCGTGCCGGGACGAAATTAA